Below is a genomic region from Papilio machaon chromosome 19, ilPapMach1.1, whole genome shotgun sequence.
GAGTAAAGCTTACTTTCTTGTCGGTAGTTGCCGAACATGATCCTGTGCTTCCCCTTCACCACTAGCCCCACCCCGTAAGCCTCCTCGTTCAAGGTTTCTTCCAGACCGAAACCGTCGTCGGTGAGAAGTCTTCTGTGAACCTTGAAAAAcgacaaatataataaagcaacCATAGTCACTGTCTTAAGAAGAATTAAGGACTGGTTCTTGCATTGTAGACTCGACATtagattaacttttttatttgcttgTACGTATGTATACCATGAGCTCAATCTCGCCCTCACTGTAGGAGGTGCCGCCCTGCGCACGGTCCGTCAGCACGCACAGCTCCACGCTGGCATTGTTGGCACGCAAACAGATTCGAGACGTCACCGGGTAATAGCACGCCGCGACCGGCTTCTTCACCTGGTGACCTGCAACGTGCATATACCATGTTGTGTACTTAATAACTTATTGTTGAATGTGTTCTTTCCAACTATTGCATTTCATAAACTTACTGGTGCTCTCATTCCAGCAGTTGCGCTTCATCATCTGTCGGCTGTTGGCGTCCGTGTAGAACTCGCCGCCATTGCTGATGTTTGTCTTCAGAATGCTCACCACCTCTTTGCCGAGGTCGTTTCTGCAAATTGTGTAGACAACAAGCCATTTATTTCCTGCACATtacttagatttatttaattacatcaaCCTTGTGGTAACCTAGCAGTATTTTTTTCAAGTGCTTCTGTCATAAATACGTACCCAACAGGTATGGGTCCGATGATCCACTCTAATTCAATAAACTCCTCGCCGCGATAGAGCCGGATGACCTGCGTCACCCAGTCGCTGAACCTCTGTCTTATCTCTTTGATTAATGACCCTCGGACTGCGTGGTAGATTACTTTCTCTGCAACCTACAGAAGAATTAGTGTTACGGACCACTACTGGTCATTGgtcttttcatttttctatCATATACATGTGGTCATATTTACTTCTTCGGTCACTTTCCACATCTCTTATTCTTTTCACCAAATTAAACGTGGTCACCTcacgaaaatgcaaacacCAAACCTTGTCGCCGTGAAGGTAATGTGAGCATGTAGGTGCTGCTTACAGGCGTGGGCCGGTTCCTGGAGGGCCGGAAACTGTACGCGCCGGACTGCAGCGGCTGCTGCACCTGGCTATAGTAGTAGAAGTTCTGGGAGATCTGCACCTTCACGCCGTCCACGTGCTGTATCGACTCCAGCAGGCCCGTCTCTTTGTCTAtcgttacttttaaatactgGAAAGAGTTATGATTTACGACAATTAAgttgtttacaacaaaaaatttactaaagttCTATAGAATATAACATCTAACAAATGTTACGATTgcatagatttaaataaagctcTATTCCAAATACCTCATTAGATATATTTGGTGTTAATTCTTGATCAGCTTCAGGGCCATGGTGTGTCTTCTTAACGAAGGATGACTCTTCCTGAAAAACAGCAAAAGACAGCAACTTCTTACACATATTATATTGACTAtcgatttatattaaaatatggaaAACAAGTTAAGACTTTTCATTTGCAATGAAACAGGAAATTGAAATAATGATTTCTTGTTTCACTAAATAGGTCTCTCATTGTGATCTTTTAGTCTAAATATTTCATCATAACCTGGaagttaaattaatcattGACAGATTTTTTGAGTCGTCGTTTTACTGAGTCATTGTAAatggagaaaaaaaactttagtcaTTTGGGAAGTGAAGCGAATCTGCAATTGAATTATGCTATTCAGGTTGATATTCTTGTCACATAGCTTACGATTTAcgtcacaaaatatatttacttctaCTAGTAaagtggatggctataaaagtagaggaagaccaaagaaagtatggatggattgtgtgaaagaggacatgggtaagaagggggtgaattcagttatgacggctgatagagatctatggaggagtagtacatactgtgccgaccctccatagggaccctcataagggcaggttgataaTGATGAGGATGAGTAAAATTTTAGAACCGTTCGGAGAAGGGAACGATTTTGCCTTAGGTAAACTGATCTAGTCAAAGAAATCTGTCACATTTGTACGTGGGTTTTCAGTAGTTTATCAGTTTACCAATGGATCCCTGATAGGTGCGAGGTAGTAGGCTGTGTAGCCGAGTGGCGGTATATTCTCCGCCTCGAAGCACAGCTCCTGGATAGCGCTGGAGCTGCGCCCCGGCAGGTTGATGACGGAAGCGGGCAGCGGAATCAGCTGGTATTCCACCTCCTCATCTGTATAACGAGTAGtcaaatattaagttttcatTCCTTAATAAGAAGAATATTGTTGGTCTATCTGATGTCGAAAGGAAGGTTCTGCTTACCATTATAGTCCCGGATAGAATAGTGCATGGCGATGGCGGGCAGGCGCACGTGGAAGTACGTCTTGATACTGGATGGGTTGTACACCAGCAACAGCATCGTGTCCTGACTCTCGGAGAActgaaaacacaaaaacatatatcaattTCTAAAAATTTTCAGCAAAAACAGGAAATAACTAGTTTAGTATTCTGAGGTTATATCGATGAACGTAATTGAACTGACCCTGCACTGGCTCATATTGAGCTGGTGACAGATGATGAACTGCTGGTTGTTCTTGGATCGCCGGCTGCCGCCCCACGTCGGCGTCAGTGAACTAGGACATAGTGAATGAGACCATATAATTAAGTGAAATACTGTATAATaaagaattttctttaaagttaCTGATTTAACTGTTCATTGTTATTTAGTATGTAAGAATATTACAAGGAAAAGAATACCTTAAATATTGGGAAACTTTTTTAGAGCAAGATTCGACAGCATCCGTCAATGTTCGTATGAAGTCTAAAGTAACGTGTTGTTGACTGGTGCCTGGAAACAGGAGGTAGAAACAACTGAATAGAGTTGAGGATGTCGgaaaataataacatgaaaaaacaattatttgtttataattattacgtaaTCTAACGTGATTGCTTTAGCCAAAAAAACTATCGGATTGACGTAAGTTGAGACGATGATGAACTAAACGCAGCTCTAGCCTTGGGGTCACAATTTTGTTGAGTAATGTGGCACCCTCTGCTCCACAAGTTGGAATTCAGACAGTGAGTAAGTGTGGTGCTGGTGCTGGGGGCTAGACCTGTGATGGCGTCATGGTGCAGTAGCAGGCTGACGGCGTGGCGCAGCAGGTGAAGCTCGTAGGAGTCACCCATACGAGATATCACGGTCAACTGCTTCACCACCTGGAACAACTCGTAAAATTGAGTACAGACGTTACAACAAGTCGGAGAAAAGACTCATTTCTATGCGAATCCCTTCCATATGGAATGCACGAAGATTAGTTTTTTGACCTCCATATCAATTACGAATTCAACCAATGAATTTTGGACCAGAAATAAACCAGTAATTAGAGTGTTTTAGAGTActaatcataataataatacctgTAGAAAAATGTGTGATTTCCTCGCTAGATATTTGAGACTTGGTCGCGAAGTGTAAAAGCCAGTCCAGTAAGTCGTGGAATCACTGCCGTATGGCAAATAGTCACTctaaaaaaagcaaaacaaattgagtacctaaataaaataaaatacaccattaactttatttattaagccaacaaatataaagaattaaatttcgaCATATGGTGACTAGCGTGCTAGCAGCCATGATTAATTTACTCGTTATTTTTgcttttgctttttttaaacatcgtATAAATTACCTTCTCAGTGAAGACCGACTTGTCTCGCCTGCCGTACATGTAAATAGCCTTCAAGTAGCAGGAGGGTGTGGAATAGAATACGTTGACATCGGACAGGTTCGCAGGATGGGTTGTCACGTGGCTAAAAACACATGCAAACTTACGAAGAGTTCATAGTTATTTGTTATCAGAGAGCTTTTCTAGCCGATGTGACAAATCTAGGGCTCGGTACTTTACAATTTGGGCATTCttttaaatgacaaaagataaaaaagggAATAACAAATGTTACTTGATTAGTTTGTCGATGTTCATGAACCAGTTAGCGGCGCTCTGGTAGGTGAAGTCTCCTCCCATCGTCACCATGATGTTGTCGTGGTCGTAGTACTTCGCCTGTCGCTCTATTTGAGCTATGAAGTCATTCACCTGTACGTAATAACATGATCGGTAAGAAGGTAATTTATCTCGCTAACTGGAGAAATAAGAAGAAAAGATAAAGGCGTTGAAAGCAACCTGTACGCACTAGAACTGTATGTATTCATGTAGAAGCTAGGGTAATGTATATTTGATTAGGAAGTTTCTTTTTAGATATACAAAATaggatttatataatatatggaaaaatacaactaaataacaacataaaaataattgagcCATTCAATCTTCTACAAGGACTTCTCgagattttttatgaaattggcgatttaattaaagaatattttacaattttattgtttcattcAATACTTAGTAAGTATTAAGCTGTTTGTAGAAATTGTTTCAAAGAAAATCGCGGTCATGGTccagttaaaaataatgactaaTGATAAAtgactttttctttttattgtctTTTCCAAATAAAGCAATGGTATTTTTTTGCCTTTGAAttgaagtaataatttataatgtcaaCCTAATTAGGTTCAAAAAGACTgtattttgtgatttattacacccttgtttttattaaatgtacgcTATTTATGCtttaagatatatttactTAGTGCACGATATCAAAGACTTAAGAGACGAAGTTCAGCTTTTTACCCTAGCGTCTGCGTTGTAGACATGGCTATCAGGATCGTCGATGATGGGCTCGTCACTACAGAGAAAGTCGAAGCAGAAGCCATCGGGCGCGTTGTATAAGTTGAACAGGTTGTGCGTCATTATGTCAGACATTTTacctgatattgtaacaaatagcACATTAGAGTACATTTGAATGGTGTtacagttgaacctggataagtgagagtcTAAGAGACCGCTATTTCTCTTGCTTATAGAGTTGGTCTGTTGGAACCGGACAATGACTTTcgtttatagaggtttctcgcttatctagGTAAAGGCAAAACATTGTTTACTTACCTAGAACATTGCTTCCTCGCCACATAAATTCCattctgtcttcttctatcaTAGATTCTCTTTCTTTATGATCTACACggcctaaaaaataaataattatatgagaCCTTAAATGTGTtccataaatttttaaaagtttccaAACTTGATCTTTAGCATAGTCTTAGTTGTTACTACTTGTTACTTAGTTGTAACTAGTTTAATTgcctaattatttttcaaacagaCATACCAATGAAGAGTCCATCGTATCCCATCTGAGCGAGGAGCGAGGCCTGCTCGCGCGTGTGTCCGTACGTGTCGACCTGCCACGCCGCCTTCGGCTTGCCGCACGGGCCTAGTGTGTCGTTCAGCTTTCTAAAATTATCAGTAACTGACTAGATAACAGCATTGACTAATCTTGATCAGAAATAACATtcgtttgtaaaattttaaggaaGTCTCATTCATTTAACAGTATATGAACCAGGAGATAATATCCCGTGGCAGCTCCGagatttgtaaaaatactCGATTACTTATTTATGGTGTTCTTAAGTATAATAGAATGACTCATTTTAATAGTTGACTATCAAGTACAGACAGCAGTTGTAAAGATAAGGGATGCAGTTTTAATCGATTTAAAATGCCGGTCATACGAAATGTTTGCTTAACCAGTTTGTCCTGAACCTTTGTAAATGTTGGCCAGTTTTATTACAATCCACTGACCTAAGACCCCAAGTATACTGGTCAATAATCTGTAGGTAGTCAGTGGTGGCCTCGTCGTTCTGCACCCAGCCGCCGCCCGCAAATTCGACGCGGCCCTCAGCCACCAGGGCGCGGAATGTGGCGCGCGTAGCCGGCCGCTGTTCCTTCCACCAGCGCCAGAAATACACCGTCTCCGAGAACGTGAACCTGTGATTCAACAAATACATCGTGTCCAACACTCATACTACATTCGATACATCATCATCGTCTAGCCATTTtccttccatacatctctatcagccgtcatatatCTTTCACACAATTCATTCATACTTCCTTCGGTCTTCTTCTTCCAACCTCAAACCAAAATTCTAACAAAAGCTGCAGGTTGTTTGCTAATATTAATAgcacaaaatacatttaaaatgagaAAATCAAGTTCCTAAAGCTACAGTAACGAACAAATAACCTAAAAAGAGGAAGATAACATTTTCACTATGACTTTCTTCTTATAATTCCCatcaatattgttgttgtacAATTGAGTTTGAATTTCAGATTCCAGGTAAACTGTATTTACTGAGTGTCTGGCTGCTATCATTAACAACACAATACCAGCAATCTAATTACTGATTGTTTCACCACTTTTTATTCTTAGAATTGTTAACCTTTCTTCAAACacgatattattaataaccgCAAAAATCAATATACGTCAATATATCTGCTAAACTCTACAGTTAAATAACTCCTTTACAATTTCGACACCTTGGAGCCGGTGTAAGATTCCAATACATACTCAGACCCGTAAATTGTTCTATAAGGTTAGACATTTGGTTAGATTACTCATATTACACTAATGGAGGCTAAATAACGATTCTGTGTACGACATATCTATAAGTCaacaaacagcctaatcgtggtaagagccgtttcttacgaacagtataatagtaaaaaccacaaaagtttaaagttatatatatatctataagtTAGTCTGGTGGATGTGAAGTAGAATTGTCTTACTTCCGTCGCTTATCATGAAGTAGCTCCGACAGAACTGAGTGGTATATCAGTTGGACATTTGCCGTGCTCACGGAAGTCCGCGctgaaattcaattaattacacatttaaatagaaaattcgaacgaattttataagatttaactTATAGATATAGATTCAAATATCAGGAAAGATGGTTATTACTTACTTCCATAGTAATATTCATCGTATGTCTTGACCCAACCAGCGTCCATATGCGAGTGAGGAATGAGGTGCACATTCAGGGCGCCGTCACGGGTTTGCGGACATTGCTATACAAGAATTATTATATAGCTTAACtagctgaattaaaaaaaaaaaacttaattaatagcctatgttcttccaggctatgttctacgtctatgccaaatttcagccagatccatgcagccatgCTGGACATgcttacatacatatatattctTATACTCTACTTTTCAATGATTCCTTTGATTTATCACAAAAAACAGTTATCAATACAAATTGTGAAtctaaacgaaaaaaaaaagaaatgaaaaaaacgGATCCAATTTCGCACCTTGGGTTACTCCTGACTACAATACGACAATGATGGATTTATCACGTTAAAGCCTGAACTTAATCTATTGCTGGTGATAAAAAAGGTTCCTGTCCAAGAAATATCTGTGAAATTCATCAATTTAAGACTGCTTTGTACTTGGTAGTTGATAGTACAGTGTCAAAAGCCTATCACAATTCTCTGGAAGGGGACTGCAAAAAagagaatttattattatggcGATCGGGGTAGTTTACGTCCAGCTGTGGATgaacatagataataaataataatgcttACCTTATACCCACATTCtatcttttgttttacgtTCAAACTTTGACTTCTGGGCACGAAActcagtaaaaataaaaacgtccCAAAcatcattgtattttaatatttgaaatattgtacATGCACATTGGAGttacagtttatttagttttaacgtCAGTAAATTAACACTTgtagttacatatttaaaaatctgatttgttttatttttaaaagatgaatattattatatttaagattgtCACAATTATTTTTCGATAACATGAGTTCATTTACTTGAACACGGGATCATTTTCTTTAACCAATGCTGACCCGGAAACGAACAAACCGATTGTGGCATACGATTTGATACTGAAGTGAGATACGTATGAAGTCGTGTAATACTCAGTTTGTTTATGATAAAGATGCTTTTACAATGGCATTGTTAATTGAAACATTGATCACAGCTCTTGTAAAACGTTAGATGTTGTCTTTCTCAAGCGAATtcaatgtaattatttctctaaGTAATTCTATTGCTTTGTCTATTAGCAGCTAAATGAAGATTTATGTTTTGTctcaaatttatttgtttaatttctaaaagccgtattttttcagttatttGTTACACTCTtcctgttttaatttatttagtatcaaTTCATCAAAGTTTACAGTAAAACAACTTTTGTTTCAATAGTGTATTTACTGTCGATTAAGTTGTAGTCTAAATTAAGTGTAACAGAAAaggtttttttgtatttattttttggggGCACTTTCAATATGGCCGATGCCTAAGTCACCTTATGGCTAAACGGTAAAGTTCATGCTAGCAATAACATATGTGTCGGATTCacgaaaacattcaacaaccAGAAGTGTTTTCACATGAATTGTCTTAaactgttataataataagccGATCCATTGTGTAATGTATACTAACGAAAATATTGAGACgactaacattataatatcatcaaaataaacatctttGACTTGATGTTGACTAAGGGCTGCTGTAAATGGACAGATTTACACAGTCGTCGCGTGTCGACAGCAAATTGCAGTCCGTGTACAGTGATCATAAACTGCCGACCGCTTGACTTGACAGTCTAAAGACAAATTTGGTAGACAATAtatgagataacaatatatgaGAATGTTTCGACAGTCGAAACTCAGGAATAAGTGGATTGTTTTTGCATTTGTTTCCTAAGCTATTGGTTTTAACAAGTTGTAAGATTCAaaattcaacaattttaaatctagaTGAACTACAAAGTTACCTGACCCAGCGGACATAAACgaaactaatttataatagcTCGCCAGCTACCTCCTCTCAATGTCAAAGGGTCACAAGATCCTTCTTGTACAGTAGCTgacttgttatatttttagccgacttcaaaaagaaggaggttatcaattcgactgattttctttttttatgtttgttaccgcgaatctccgcccctggtggtccgatattgataaaaattattttaatcgaaaggaagtacttgcagatgggtcccatttttttgttttatttttttaattattttatgttattttctatgcacatTGTCAAACAATGATATCTGGCCCGGTGAGAGGCGCTGCCATCGCGGTTGTGTgtgtaagaaaatatataaaacccaCATGGGCATGGACATACTGAACGATAAGATAAGGGTGGCGCTAGTGAactgtaataatttagtttcacaTATGGCCACCTGCTCAGATATTCCTATAGGTCTATTATCTAGGTGTAAGATATTTTCAGACAGAACTAACCAAGATAGGAGAGCCTCTCTCATCAGGCCAGATACGCTTATCGTCCTATAAGCATCGGAATACATTGACTTCcggtttttgaaaaaaaaaaataataataaaaggaatGTCATTGAGTTTCGAAAACTGCATTTGTTTATAAGCAACAAGGAACCAAAATTTCGAAAAGTAAACTCGTTTcgttttatgtgttttttttatgcacATACTTTAAGATCCTGTTTGTAAAGGTTGGTGTATCGATGTCCACTTCCTTACATTGGAAATTAAttaccaaataaaatttattaggcAATGAACATGAAAATTAAAGGGTTTTTAGTTTCAGACTTTTTATGAAGAAGATGATTTAATCATACAAATAATTCACAAAGCAAAGTGTATGCATTGGTTGTAATAAAGTGGCTAGAATATGATATATGAGgcacataatttaaatagatcgTGGGAAAATATCAAACAAGGTTAACTAACTTAAGCCTTCCGGTCATGGTCGTCCGGAACATTGGTCATTTGataattcttattaatttacgatgtacatatttgtaataagagcaaagatattttaacataaaatctcTAAACTACATTTGTATGAATTAAGTTAAGCATatcttgaaatataattgaaggATTCtcatacaataaattataaatatacaagataaaaaagacaGTTTCAAAACGAAGatcttgaatataaattacgaAACACGAATACAATAGCTATCTGGTATCATATCTGTTCTCATAAtgttatttgattttgttacaagtcttatattttgttttgaaactaactataaaggtaaataaactgcattaaattttatcaacaatacagaataataaatcaatctaGAGGTAAACCTGTCGTCCAAAAACGGATATtgataatcaattaaaaaaaactgaaataaaaactatgatttttaaattaatttgcctTATTTCGAAAAATTAATACCACGACCTGaatcgtttaattttttaagtttttaagtgTTGACTTCTAAGTTCGTACTAACATCGCTTAAATCTACTCGATTAAAGAGATCTCGTAAGATATGCAActcttttaataaagaaaattaatagaaaataataacctTACTAaccttataaatgcgaatgtttgtatggatggatggatgtttgttataaggtatctGCAAAACGGCGTACtgaatctcgctgaaatttagcacagatgtagaacataacctggaagaacacatacgctactaatcaagttattttttaataccgtgCGGGCCACagctatcttactaatgttataaatgtgaatgtttagatggatggatggatgaatgaatggatgtttgtttgaaggtatctggaacggctcaatggaacttgatgaaatttgttacagtagaacatagtctggaagaacacatgggctacttattaagttttttaattccgcgcggacgaagtttaaggcgacagctattttaatatataaagctAATACTTGATTCTTAAATTACTAATGACATTTAAACTCAAAATTCACTGAATGACCTTACAAATTCGAATGTCAAAGtagaatgtatttttttttttaacatagagCGCACGTTTTCGATCTGCATAATTGAGAAAAATGTCGCCGACATTGACAAGTTTGTAAGttgagtaaatattttatatttgtacttGATCAATATAAGCggaagttaattattaattgtatataataaacatactttAATGTAACAAACTCTATtgaatgatatttaaaaaaaaatttacgagaagatatttcaatattttaaagtttttttagttaaatagttagttaaataacatgaaaattGAGTAGTGAATTTGATCTCAACTGGGGttctctttgttttaaatcctagatgattttttaaaacaataagaatCATTATAAACCTGTGAAGCATATACCGTTGATTTTCGgaaccaaaatccccgtttagaacatattattattatctatggTATGTTTTAtgagagattttggtctcagagaTGGTTAACCGCTTTCATTCGTACAGGATCGAATTCTTCATTTTATATTGCTTggaaacattataaaataaaatgaattcaatTGAAAACTGACACTTTTTAAGTCTGGTCAGTTTATAAACTGACTAAATCCGTAATTGACgtacataaaatgtacttctaaTCATTTAATCCGCGACTACAACTCCTTGTATTGCCTAAGGCATGTTGCGAATACAGCCTTGGTACATTTTTGTAGCACCCACGTTGACTATTTGAAGCCTTTTCAAAATCTTTTCCATATCATTGTAAATGCTTATAAATGCTGTTGACTGACAGGAGGAACTAATAGAAGGTCATAATAGAACggatatatatgtatgtgcaCACAAAAACACTTAAAGCCTCCTCACACTTAATGTTGGCTACAAACAGCGACAATTACCCCAAACATTTGCCAAACATCGATTACAAATATCCAATACAAACAGGAATACCACGCTTGGAGAACTTGATAGTTTATTACAGATtggcaatattattattatatactttgaTTTGGGTAGAAACCCACAACGACGCCGATCACTGGCACAAAACAGACAAACACCTATTTACAAGTTCATGTTTGTAATAACGCTCGCGAAATGGTATTCGCTGTTCGCTGTTGTTTGCCATGCGTGAGGTGCCGGCTTTAAAGAGCCTGTTACCAACCAAACTTAAAGCGTTCGGTGACGTAGTTCGATTCCTCATATACTAAGTAATGtaattttcgatttttgaattttcatatcaatatacatttattcgcTGTTCTTATAaacaaggaaaatatttttcatatttatgaagaaattcaaagctGTGTTTGAAGTCATTTATccgcactgggtcagcgtggttaACAAAGAACTTGCTCAGCGCCGGCGTTAGGGTAGGGGTGATTGGGCGACCGCCCAGGGCGCTGAACAGAAAAGAACCCCTCCTCCAAAGCCTCTAAATCTCCCAGGGCGTTGGTAGACATGAAACCATGACTGGCATTTGATACCCCTAACATATGATAGGCTCAAGCTCGGTTGGGATATACTAAGCTGAAAAGATTTTCTagctaaatattttctattattaacaagttatgtgtgaaatataattaatataagatGGCAATGTTCCTGAAGGTCATACAGTAGGAAAGTATCCTCGAGGTATTTGCACTACAATTAATAAGCAAGGCAAACTGGACAACGTGAGTTCATACGCACAGTCTTACGCACGGactatttgtttatatgaggtcgaatatttcaaatactaCAACTTTTTATGTCTCTTTCCATATTCACTTTTAATGAGATGAcacgaataatttaaatgttttttctatttataactttaattgcatttttaagtaagatttttttattaactatatcttactcttactaatattataaatgcgaatgtttagatggatggatgatgtttatttgaaggtatgtccgaaacggctcaacggatcttgatgaaattaggcaaagatgtagaacatattacTACTACTTCTTACTTACttagttacttattaagtttgtttttcgAATTCCCCGCGAACGGTGTCGTGGGaacagttttatataaaaacataaaaaaacaattgtaaatcTTTAAAGATTCGAAATACAAGAAATCACTTTGTGAATGAATTCGTCAATGAATCCgactattaattattaacttagGCAAATTACAAATGGACGGCATTCACAATCTTTCGATGACATACGTTATAGTTAATGTTCATTGCCAACATAAAAAGATAActtatagaatatattttatatttatttatatggatAATGGAATCCTGCGTGATGTATGACGCAGGTTTCTCGTCATGCGAGGTTTCTCGGTAAAATGTATCTAATTTACTTTAACTGTAGAAAGGTTGTtatcattgaaaataattatttgacgtaaacttattataaaaacaaagaaagatTTTAATCGCAACTCTTTTAACACACGCCATCTGGTGGCAGAGGAAATACATTTCAGTAATAGTGCCCTTGAGCATTACGGTACGCTTGAGCAATATTAATtgattctgttttatttttctgaagCATGTGTTTAATATACGACAGacttagaataataaaatacttctcAATATGTAGGTATACTGTAATAGGATTTTAGTCTTCGAGTAAAGGTCCATATGATAAGCATACATGGTTTCGTTCATAAactactgttttatttattaaattattattatttcaaaatgaataaaCATAAGTCGGgaagtaacaataaatatttatgtaaaaataagaataagtttacatttaatcaaata
It encodes:
- the LOC106715851 gene encoding lysosomal alpha-mannosidase — protein: MWQCPQTRDGALNVHLIPHSHMDAGWVKTYDEYYYGTRTSVSTANVQLIYHSVLSELLHDKRRKFTFSETVYFWRWWKEQRPATRATFRALVAEGRVEFAGGGWVQNDEATTDYLQIIDQYTWGLRKLNDTLGPCGKPKAAWQVDTYGHTREQASLLAQMGYDGLFIGRVDHKERESMIEEDRMEFMWRGSNVLGKMSDIMTHNLFNLYNAPDGFCFDFLCSDEPIIDDPDSHVYNADARVNDFIAQIERQAKYYDHDNIMVTMGGDFTYQSAANWFMNIDKLINHVTTHPANLSDVNVFYSTPSCYLKAIYMYGRRDKSVFTEKSDYLPYGSDSTTYWTGFYTSRPSLKYLARKSHIFLQVVKQLTVISRMGDSYELHLLRHAVSLLLHHDAITGTSQQHVTLDFIRTLTDAVESCSKKVSQYLSSLTPTWGGSRRSKNNQQFIICHQLNMSQCRFSESQDTMLLLVYNPSSIKTYFHVRLPAIAMHYSIRDYNDEEVEYQLIPLPASVINLPGRSSSAIQELCFEAENIPPLGYTAYYLAPIRDPLEESSFVKKTHHGPEADQELTPNISNEYLKVTIDKETGLLESIQHVDGVKVQISQNFYYYSQVQQPLQSGAYSFRPSRNRPTPVAEKVIYHAVRGSLIKEIRQRFSDWVTQVIRLYRGEEFIELEWIIGPIPVGNDLGKEVVSILKTNISNGGEFYTDANSRQMMKRNCWNESTSHQVKKPVAACYYPVTSRICLRANNASVELCVLTDRAQGGTSYSEGEIELMVHRRLLTDDGFGLEETLNEEAYGVGLVVKGKHRIMFGNYRQEMDEQTFSERVSYTARKWLMEPWLFLAPGEKINRRKWQNVRNKRYSAVRLHGLPRHIHVITLEPWKAGSVLLRLENTLENSDKEIFKMEKDTTDESPRTTHIVVDLRKIFGQHEVRMVRETTLAANQWLEEARQMDWSTRYVYSGGDDGILPEDNVDYTDDKLDRTERKDSDFTQEDTYFVRKQSRKKINVTPKQKTYKSRYKYDERRKRSLNITENMIEAVNEANASDSNAFITQVETTTKPYKETTSYDEVETKNNSIIPTDFRHIVFAPKPDLSGDLLRTRFRADSKKSPKINYNHSRVKPMKFFVEWGNCSEEVGSTEDENFSSNLKKRSARRRNGSHSVKTNRRNGDFFSNEPDDGITRSMYEMYYKIKPANNLKPRPEPQTPAPRRFKKIKGKKIRIDKHEELSRIERTTRKSRRNRNKRKGKTYATTSIPLEIYNTKKRITREKQRQNADIGQDNDSEAENTKTFSQLRKAQFTHMAPKTELAHLRAKRRKEAMRSYLDYEADTSDGAEEESREEGDKWENTRRKRTASKEEEMAESSSDSQESNESEFVVTLRPSQIRTFVIWFVDNRKTYTL